GCAAGAATTGCAGTTGCTCACGGGCAAATGAACGAAAAAGTCCTCGAAAAAATCATGTACGAATTCGGGGCGCATGAGTATGATATTTTGATTTGTACCACTATAATTGAATCCGGCCTTGATATTCCGAATGCTAACACCATAATAATTGATGATGCGGATAAATTTGGTCTGGCACAACTCTACCAGATAAGAGGAAGGGTAGGAAGAAGCGAAACACAGGCTTATGCGTACTGTTTTTACAGAGACGGAAAAGTTTTATCAGCAGAAGCAAAAGACAGGCTTAAGGCTATAAAAGATTTTACTACACTGGGGAGCGGTTATCAGATTGCGCTGAGGGATTTAGAAATAAGAGGTGTGGGGAATATTCTCGGTCAACAGCAACATGGGCATATGGTTTCTGTCGGATTTGATTTGTATTGCCAGATGCTTGAAGAGTCAATAAAAGAATTAAAAGGAGAAAAACTTGATAAGAAAGAGCCTACAATCATTGATATTAACATAACGGCCTTTATACCTGATGAATGGGTGGGTGATAAAGAGCAAAAAATGGTAGAATACAAACGCCTTGCGGATGTAAAAAGTTATAAAGAGCTGGAAGTGCTGGAAGATGAGTGGATTGACAGATTCGGGAAAATCCCCGAAGAAGTTAAAAGACTTATAAAAGTCATCAGGCTAAGGCTTATAGCAACAGATATCGGAATTTCTCTCGTAAGGGAAGCCTTTGAAAGCATCAGGATTTTTAGTAATATTTCATTAGCAGAATTCAGGCTTCTTCAAAATAAATTTCGACCTGAACTTTCAAAAAAAGTTAAATGGACTCAATCACCAAAAAGCTCTGAGAACTTTAATTCTATTATTTTAATAAATAATCTTGCTCTTTCTAATGAAGAAAAACTCGATATTCTGGAAGAAATTTTTAATTCTATTATTAACTTTAAAATGTAATTTTTTAATCAACAGCACGAGTTTTTTAAATTGTTTGAATTATAATTTTAAAGAAACAGACAGAAAATTAAGGGTAAGTCATGCTAATTGAAATGCTTTTTTCAAAAATTCACAGAGCAACGGTAACTGATGCAAACATTAATTATGTAGGCTCAATAACAATAGATGAGCTTCTTTTAAAAGCTTCCGGCATTCGGGAAAATCAAAAAGTTGATATCTATAACATTAATAATGGAGAAAGATTTTCTACTTACGTTATATTAGGCAGGTCAGGAAGCGGTGATATATGCTTAAACGGGGCTGCCGCAAGAAAAGTATCTATAGGCGATAAAATAATTATTTGTGCCTATGCGCATCTTTCTAAAGACGAATTGAACTCATATAAACCTGCAATTATCCACGTGGATGCGCAGAACAAAATTGTTAATGAAGTATTTTGTAACAAATAACCCAAAATAATTTTAATATTGTATAATTTTATGAGATTAAAGAAATTGATAATTCTACAGATATAGGTGAGGAAAAAATATGAAAAAAATAGCACTGACGGTAATGGCAGCTTCGATGATTTTTTTGAGCGGCTGCGGACAAAAAGAAAAAAACGCTACAGGTCCTGCGGTTATAAAGATTAATGATTCTGTTATAACAAAAGGAATGGTTGATGCATCTTTTAAAACAGGTCCTTTAAACATTGATGTAAACAAACCTGAAAACAAATTTATTTATCTTATTTATAAAAATAAAACAGTAAATGACCTTATAGTTAAAGAATTATTGACGCAGGAAGCAAATAAAAGAAAAATCTCTGTTTCTCCTGAAGAAATTAAAGCTAAATTAGACGAAATAACAAATAAAGTTGGCGGAAAAAAACGATTCGAAGAATCTCTTGCACAAAATAATCTGGATAAAGATACTTTTAGCGATATGGTAGGTTTTGATATGTTAAAAGAAAAACTTGTCAATAGCCTCTCAGGCGTACAAATTGTCAGTGAAGGTACAGCAAAAGATTTTTATGTAAAAAACCAGAATCAATATTTCAAGCATCCCGAGCAAGTTAGAGCAAGCCATATTCTAATCAGTGCATCAGAATCAGATATCAGGTCAAAAATTGAAGCTGAAGGCAAAAAATTATCAACAGGCGAGTTAAGTAATAAAGTTAAATCTGAAATTAATGCAGCCAAAGAAAAAGCTGAAAAAATTCTCGCAGAAGTTAAAGCAAATCCTAATAAATTCGAAGAACTGGCAAGAAAAGAATCTCAAGACCCTTCAAGTGCAACTAAAGGCGGCGATTTAGGGTTTTTCGACAATAAACAAATGGTACCCGCGTTTTCAAAAGTTGCATTTTCTACAAAACCGGGAGAAATTAGCGACATAGTAAAAACAGAATTCGGCTTCCATATTATAAAAGTTGTTGACCGTAAAAAATCCGGTTCAGTGCCTTTTGATGAAGTAAAACCTCAAATCCAAAAATATCTTGAGCAACAGGCTAAAATGCAAGTTATACAAAAATTCATAGAAAGTTCAAGAAATACCGCAAAAATCGTATTTTTGGATAAAGAATACGATCCTAAAAACATTGAATCAGAAATTAAAGAACTTGCAAAAAAACAAAAAGCTCCTCAACAAGTACCTGTGAAAAAATAAAAATACAGTTTGTTATAAAAAGCCCGTAGACTAAATCTACGGGCTTTTTGGTATTTTATTGCAGCAACAATAATTTTGTATATTTTCACTCAACACTAATAATTTATTTATACAAATTGTCATTCTGAGGGTTTTAACCCGAAAAATCTGTCCAGTAAGCATTTTTAGCCAAAATAATAAATTGGACAGATCCTTCGATTTGCTCAGGATGACATTCTCAAAAATCAATATTTGCAACAGTTTTAGCTAATTGGTGCCCCGAGTTATTTAACAATTCTGTTTAATCGATAGAATTTGGTCGCAAAGCAGCTATAGCTGTTGGCATATTTTTGGCACTGTAGACATAATTTCCTGCGACAAGCGCATTTGCCCCTGCGGCTGTTGCAAGTTTTGCGGTCTCTGCATTAATTCCGCCGTCAACTTCAATAAAAATATGTTTTAAATTCTCTTGTTCTATCAGCTCTCTGACTTCTGAAATCTTTGGCAGGCATTCCGTTATAAAAGATTGACCTCCAAATCCCGGTTCTACCGTCATTATCAAAACTAAATCAAGCTTGTGAATTATTTTTTTCAGGACTTCAACAGGAGTTTTGGGTTTTATAGAAACTCCTGCTTTGACCCCGAAACTTTTTATCAGGTCGATGGTTTCTTCAAGATTGTCTTCGCAGGCTTCTGCGTGGATTGTTATGTAGTCAGAACCTGCTTTTGCGAAGTCTTCTATGTATTTAGCAGGCTCAACAATCATTAAATGCACATCAAATGGCATTTTTGTCGTTTTTCTGATAGATTTAACGACAGGTGCGCCTATAGTAATGTTCGGGACAAACCTTCCGTCCATTACATCAACATGAACCCAGTCAGCTCCTGCTTTTTCGATTTTATTAATATCTCTTTCGAGGTTTGCAAAGTCGGCAGACAAAATTGACGGTGCAACTATTATATTTTTCTTCATTATTTTTCATGCCCTTCCAATAAACCTAAAGCAACAGCAGCAATTCTTGCAGCAATTTGATGTGCTTCTTTTTTTGAGTTTCCTTCTCCAAAACCCATTTTATCTCCGTTTACCCAAACTTCAACAGCAAAGACTTTGCTATGGGCAGGTCCTTTTTCTTCAACAACTTTGTATTCGGGGATTTTCATTCCGTTAGACTGGGCATATTCTTGAAGCATCGCTTTAAAATTATACTTTGAAGCAGAGTTGTCGATTTCTGTAACATCATCCTTCAGTAGATTAACCAGAAAGTCGTAAAGAATGTCAATTTTTCCGTCAAGGTAAAACGCACCTAATACTGACTCAAACGCGCATGCAAGAGTTGATAATCGTGTCCTGCCGCCAAGTTTTGCTTCGTGATAGCCAATTTTGAGGAATTTATCAAGATTTATTTTAGCGGCAATATGAGCAAGAGTATTGTCGCTTACGAGAACAGCCCGTATTTTTGTAAGATCACCTTCGGGATATTCAGGAAATCTTTCGTATAAATACCTGCTTGCCAGCAATTTAAGCACCGCATCGCCAAGAAATTCAAGTCTTTCATTGTCTTCTATCTCGGCAAGTTTGTTTTCAAAATTATATGAACTGTGAGTCAGGGCAACATCAAGCAAAGAATAATCATCTATGCTTAAATTTATGTTATTTAGCAGCTCGTCAAGTTCAGTTTTTCTTTTGTCATTCAACATTATTTATGCAGTCATAGATATATTTTCTAAAGGCAGTGAATGGGTTTCAAGGCGGGATATATTAACTTTTTTGCTTGCCTGATTTATATCAATGCCAACTATACTACCATTTTTATCGTAGTCAATAACTATTCCTTCTGATACTTCAACAGATTCAACGCTTGATTTCTCTGATAAATCTATATACAGGGAATCAGTTTCGAGATAATAATTGAATTTCATAGTTTATTTCTCCTTAAAATTTCTGTCGAAGAAAGCATTATGCAAAGTCCCGTCTTCTAATGTTATAACTCGTAAATATTTATTTTCTTCTGTAATATATCCCCAATATCTTATTCTATCGTCTGCTTGTAGGGTTTTATGCAGTTTTTTATTTATTATACCGCTTCAAAAATAAATTTGGGATTTTAACTATAGATAAAAAGCGGTATTCGATAGTAGGAGCGTTATTTTCGGAAACGATGAGTTTTCGAAAATATAAACTCGTTTTAGTATATATTGATACACCATTCAATTTTCAAATAGGGTCTTTTTTTTAAACCCTGTTCCTGAAAATATGCAGTTGTTTTTATTGAGTCTTTATTCACTTTAATATTGCCGTAATTTTAGTTCCTAAGAAAATTCTACCAATAACCTGACAAATTTAAAATGATTTTTTAAATATTAAGAAATATTAATATATATAAAAATCAAAAAAACGTTAACGGTATTTGATTTTCAGACAGATTGAAAAAATTCTTATATTTTTTATAGCAATTATTTTTATTCACACGCTTTATAAAAATATCAAATAAATGCGTTAAATCGAAGGAGTTGATACTTATAGAATTTTAATTCCCAAAGGTAAAGAACTTTTATTGGGTCGGAATAAACAACCTGTTATAGATGTCTTCCATAAAGAGGCTGTAACAAAAGCAACTCATCTTTATCGATTTATTGTGGATACTTTAGACCAAGCCGGTCTTCGTCTTCATAATAGTGCCTCAAAAGATTGTTCTGTAAGATTGCTGGCAGATACAGATCATCCATTTGCAAAAGAAGGAAATAGTGTTTTAACTTTTTTTACTGATTCATCGGAAATTAAGCAACTTGATAAAGCTAGAAGAAATAAAGATATTAAAAAAGTTGATGAATTATTTGAGGATGTGCCTGAGCAGAATGTTTTTAAAGTAGACTCTATCGAAGATGCGATGAAGCTTTTAAATGATAAGCTGCTTCCTAAAACAAATGGTGTTAAATGGGGTGATTATCAGGTGAAAAATCTAATGAACAGCTGGAATAGACGTATGGAAATAATTTTAAACTCTAATCTGTGGTAAATTTAAAAAAATTTAGCAAATCAAAATGGCATAAATGTTGATAACAATGAACCATTATTAACAAAAATACTGAAATAATAATAAGCTATAGCACCTGTAAAGACATAGCTGTCTGCTCTATCAAGCATACCCCCGTGACCGGGAAGTAAATTGCCTGAATCTTTGAAACCTGCATCTCTTTTTATCATTGATTCCGCCAAATCACCAAACTGTGCGGCTAAAGATAATAATAAACCTGATATTATCGAATGAACAAGAGATAAATCAATAAAATGTCCGATTAATACAGCGCCTAAAACACTAACAACAGTTCCTCCAACTGAGCCTTCAATAGTTTTTTTCGGGCTGATTTCAGGCCATAAAGGTGTTTTCCCGAGTTTAGTTCCGACATAAAACGCCGCAATATCGCATAACGAAATTACTACGAACATCAAAACAATATATCCGATACCGAGATCAAAATGCCTGCCGAATAATAAGATGTCAGGGCCTTTAATATCTCTCAAAAATATAATGTGTATCGGCAAAAAGCCGCCGTACAAGATTGCAAGAAACGATGCACCTATATCGTTTATGGAAGCTTTTGCGCCTCTGAATAAAATCACAAGAAATATAACTATTGTTGAAATTGCTAAAATAGGAACAACGTAATTATATTGTTTTAAAGTGGCGCAAATTATAAGAATAGCATCTATAAAAAGAATCAAAGCTAAAGGAGGGTTCATTCCCTTTGCTTTTAGCATATTAACAAGTTCAACCTGACCAAAATATATTAATACAGAAAGGAAGACAGCCAGTGGGAATCCCCCATATATTAATGATACAAGGCAAATTAACAAAAAGATGGTTGCTACATAAACCCGTGCTTTAGAAAAAAATTTGATTAAGCCCACCGAACACCTATATTTCTTTATTTATACTAATACTTCCGAAATTTAAATTGATAAGACTTCTCTTTCTTTTTCTGCAACTACATCATCCATTTCCCTGATATATTTGTCAGTAATTTTTTGTATTTTATCCTGAGCTTTTTTTACTTCATCTTCAGGAATGTTTTCGGATTTTTCCAATTTTTTAAGCGTATCAGTCGAATCTCTTCGGATGTTTCTGATAGCAACTTTTCCTTCTTCGCCAACCTTTTTGACAGTTTTAACAAGTTCTTTTCTTCTTTCTTCTGTCGGCTGAGGGAAAGTTAGTCTTATGCAAACACCGTCACTGTTAGGAGTTACACCCAGATCTGACTTCATAATAGCTTTTTCGATAACATTTATTATTGTTTTGTCATACGGTGTAATAACTAGTGTTTGACCGTCCTGAACGCTCACAGTTGCTATTTGTCTAAGAGATGTCGGTGATCCGTAATATTCAATCGTTATTTTATCAAGAACCAGCGGATTTGCTCTGCCTGTTCTTATAGCGGAATATTCTTTTTTAGTTCCGGCGATGGTTTTATTCATTTTTTCTTCAGCTTGTTCAAATAATTGATTAACAGGCATGATTACTTAATCCTCCTACTAATGTTCCTTCTTTTTCACCTTTTACAATTTTTTCCATACTTTCTGTATTGGCAAAATCAAAAACCACAATAGGAATGTTGTTGTTTTTGCATAAAGCAATAGCGGCAGTATCTATAACTTTTAAATCCTTAATAATCATATCATCATAGGAAATATAATCAAATTTTTCAGCATCGTTGTGTTTTCTGGGGTCTTTGCTGTAAACGCCGTTGACTTTGTTTTTTGCCATAAGCATTGCGTCAGCATTGATTTCAGAAGCTCTTAATGCGGCAGCAGTGTCTGTTGTAAAGAAAGGATTTCCTGTTCCGCCTGCAAAAATCACTACACGACCTTTCTCAAGGTGTCTTATCGCTCTAAGCCTGATATAAGGTTCTGCTATCTGGTTCATAGTGATAGCATTCAAGACTCTTGTCTGAACATTCAATTTTTTGAATACACCTTGCAAAACAAGAGCGTTCATTGTAGTAGCAAGCATACCTACATAATC
This is a stretch of genomic DNA from bacterium. It encodes these proteins:
- the panD gene encoding aspartate 1-decarboxylase, whose protein sequence is MLIEMLFSKIHRATVTDANINYVGSITIDELLLKASGIRENQKVDIYNINNGERFSTYVILGRSGSGDICLNGAAARKVSIGDKIIICAYAHLSKDELNSYKPAIIHVDAQNKIVNEVFCNK
- a CDS encoding peptidylprolyl isomerase, which translates into the protein MKKIALTVMAASMIFLSGCGQKEKNATGPAVIKINDSVITKGMVDASFKTGPLNIDVNKPENKFIYLIYKNKTVNDLIVKELLTQEANKRKISVSPEEIKAKLDEITNKVGGKKRFEESLAQNNLDKDTFSDMVGFDMLKEKLVNSLSGVQIVSEGTAKDFYVKNQNQYFKHPEQVRASHILISASESDIRSKIEAEGKKLSTGELSNKVKSEINAAKEKAEKILAEVKANPNKFEELARKESQDPSSATKGGDLGFFDNKQMVPAFSKVAFSTKPGEISDIVKTEFGFHIIKVVDRKKSGSVPFDEVKPQIQKYLEQQAKMQVIQKFIESSRNTAKIVFLDKEYDPKNIESEIKELAKKQKAPQQVPVKK
- the rpe gene encoding ribulose-phosphate 3-epimerase, translating into MKKNIIVAPSILSADFANLERDINKIEKAGADWVHVDVMDGRFVPNITIGAPVVKSIRKTTKMPFDVHLMIVEPAKYIEDFAKAGSDYITIHAEACEDNLEETIDLIKSFGVKAGVSIKPKTPVEVLKKIIHKLDLVLIMTVEPGFGGQSFITECLPKISEVRELIEQENLKHIFIEVDGGINAETAKLATAAGANALVAGNYVYSAKNMPTAIAALRPNSID
- the rnc gene encoding ribonuclease III, which encodes MLNDKRKTELDELLNNINLSIDDYSLLDVALTHSSYNFENKLAEIEDNERLEFLGDAVLKLLASRYLYERFPEYPEGDLTKIRAVLVSDNTLAHIAAKINLDKFLKIGYHEAKLGGRTRLSTLACAFESVLGAFYLDGKIDILYDFLVNLLKDDVTEIDNSASKYNFKAMLQEYAQSNGMKIPEYKVVEEKGPAHSKVFAVEVWVNGDKMGFGEGNSKKEAHQIAARIAAVALGLLEGHEK
- a CDS encoding DUF2283 domain-containing protein; translation: MKFNYYLETDSLYIDLSEKSSVESVEVSEGIVIDYDKNGSIVGIDINQASKKVNISRLETHSLPLENISMTA
- a CDS encoding phosphatidate cytidylyltransferase; translation: MGLIKFFSKARVYVATIFLLICLVSLIYGGFPLAVFLSVLIYFGQVELVNMLKAKGMNPPLALILFIDAILIICATLKQYNYVVPILAISTIVIFLVILFRGAKASINDIGASFLAILYGGFLPIHIIFLRDIKGPDILLFGRHFDLGIGYIVLMFVVISLCDIAAFYVGTKLGKTPLWPEISPKKTIEGSVGGTVVSVLGAVLIGHFIDLSLVHSIISGLLLSLAAQFGDLAESMIKRDAGFKDSGNLLPGHGGMLDRADSYVFTGAIAYYYFSIFVNNGSLLSTFMPF
- the frr gene encoding ribosome recycling factor, whose protein sequence is MPVNQLFEQAEEKMNKTIAGTKKEYSAIRTGRANPLVLDKITIEYYGSPTSLRQIATVSVQDGQTLVITPYDKTIINVIEKAIMKSDLGVTPNSDGVCIRLTFPQPTEERRKELVKTVKKVGEEGKVAIRNIRRDSTDTLKKLEKSENIPEDEVKKAQDKIQKITDKYIREMDDVVAEKEREVLSI
- the pyrH gene encoding UMP kinase: MSNLKYKRILLKISGEALMADQGFGIDPETINKVAVQIIKLKELGVEVAIVVGGGNIFRGVQNSAKLGMDQASADYVGMLATTMNALVLQGVFKKLNVQTRVLNAITMNQIAEPYIRLRAIRHLEKGRVVIFAGGTGNPFFTTDTAAALRASEINADAMLMAKNKVNGVYSKDPRKHNDAEKFDYISYDDMIIKDLKVIDTAAIALCKNNNIPIVVFDFANTESMEKIVKGEKEGTLVGGLSNHAC